One region of Streptomyces sp. NBC_00442 genomic DNA includes:
- a CDS encoding ABC transporter ATP-binding protein, protein MSNEEAVRLEQVSRWYASGSSAAVRALDQVTVGFERTTFTAVMGPSGSGKSTLLQCAAGLDRPDAGRVVVDGVHLGPLGEKDLTELRRERIGFVFQAFNLLGALSAEQNVGLPLRLAGRRPAARAVRAALAQVGLEERGGHLPAQMSGGQQQRVAIARALITRPKVLFADEPTGALDTGTSRTVLELLRSLVDEEGQTTIMVTHDPVAASYADRVVFLVDGRLTDTLLRPTARRVAEHMSRLEAAPTPAAAGGGR, encoded by the coding sequence GTGAGCAACGAAGAGGCAGTCCGGCTCGAACAGGTCAGCAGGTGGTACGCGTCGGGGTCGTCGGCGGCGGTGCGCGCCCTCGACCAGGTCACCGTGGGTTTCGAACGCACCACGTTCACCGCCGTGATGGGTCCTTCGGGATCGGGCAAGAGCACCCTTTTGCAGTGCGCGGCCGGACTCGACCGTCCCGACGCGGGACGGGTGGTCGTGGACGGCGTCCATCTCGGCCCGCTCGGCGAGAAGGACCTCACCGAGCTGCGCCGGGAGCGGATCGGCTTCGTCTTCCAGGCGTTCAACCTGCTCGGCGCGCTGAGCGCCGAACAGAACGTGGGGCTCCCGCTGCGGCTGGCCGGCCGCAGGCCCGCCGCCCGCGCGGTGCGGGCGGCGCTCGCCCAGGTCGGCCTCGAGGAGCGCGGCGGGCATCTGCCCGCGCAGATGTCCGGCGGGCAACAACAGCGGGTGGCGATCGCGCGCGCCCTGATCACCCGGCCGAAGGTGTTGTTCGCCGACGAGCCGACCGGGGCCCTGGACACCGGCACGAGCAGGACCGTTCTGGAGCTCCTTCGCTCCCTGGTGGACGAGGAGGGACAGACCACGATCATGGTCACCCACGATCCGGTCGCCGCCTCGTACGCGGACCGGGTCGTCTTCCTCGTCGACGGCCGCCTGACGGACACGCTGCTCCGGCCGACCGCTCGGCGGGTCGCGGAGCACATGTCACGGCTCGAAGCGGCGCCTACGCCGGCGGCCGCGGGCGGGGGCCGGTGA
- a CDS encoding ABC transporter permease produces MGTLSLLLPVAVATLRRRWTGFIGSFVALTLGVALIGATGLLVSTSAGLENDDPSAPSLKKLLTFMAGMSGFVSVFVVASTFAFAVAGRRRETALLRAVGATPRQIGLLVLGEAVVVSLAASVCGVVLGLVVAPPFAGWLVSQGAAPRGFSVDIGAGPLLIAVGIETAVAVAGACAAARRAGRVRPVEALADAAVDGRVMTLGRWLWAVGHLVLLAGVLALFATMPAMMRRDPQLRDPQNLPVFSLLIDVMAIVAVALFAPLLIPPLVRLLTLPVPLAPGAVGLLARQNALGAVRRTVSTATPMFLVVGLTGTVVGSTLAFGEARSLQSRASLAAQYVVEPASGATLSSAAVRDLRALPGVRTTTVRSALLAGLDLDGVNSLTASASSGTIAATVVDGSLATAWKLPTEAGSPDRLSGATVAVSGALATARGWRVGDRLTATFADGAPVSVTLVALVRTPLSTAEVLLPYATAARHLTGDAGPSAAYVSTGQGVPAPRLDGADGVEVTAAAQWGSADSGPRARSDWIAMTAILGPALLYALIAIVNTMTMSTGDRLRDFSVLRLTGGNDRQVLSMVGLEALLTAATATVLALLVTTGTQAATLMLINRRVLAGGSPLSLSLPWPAIGAAAAAGLTLALVSSLLPAGLALRARAPRPAGARQ; encoded by the coding sequence ATGGGAACGCTCTCCCTGCTCCTTCCGGTCGCGGTCGCCACCCTGCGCAGGCGCTGGACGGGGTTCATCGGCTCCTTCGTCGCCCTCACCCTCGGCGTCGCCCTGATCGGCGCCACCGGGCTCCTGGTGAGCACCTCGGCAGGCCTGGAGAACGACGATCCGTCGGCGCCGTCCCTGAAGAAGCTGCTCACCTTCATGGCGGGGATGTCCGGCTTCGTCTCGGTGTTCGTGGTCGCCTCCACCTTCGCCTTCGCGGTCGCCGGGCGGCGCCGGGAAACGGCGCTGCTGCGGGCGGTCGGCGCGACGCCCCGCCAGATCGGGCTGCTCGTTCTCGGCGAGGCGGTCGTCGTCTCGCTGGCCGCCTCGGTCTGCGGGGTGGTCCTCGGCCTGGTTGTGGCGCCGCCGTTCGCCGGCTGGCTGGTCTCCCAGGGCGCCGCACCCCGGGGCTTCAGCGTCGACATCGGCGCGGGGCCGCTCCTGATCGCCGTGGGCATCGAGACCGCGGTGGCCGTGGCGGGCGCCTGTGCGGCGGCCCGACGCGCCGGCCGGGTCCGGCCCGTCGAAGCGCTCGCGGACGCGGCCGTCGACGGCCGCGTGATGACGCTCGGCCGCTGGCTCTGGGCCGTCGGCCACCTCGTGCTCCTCGCCGGCGTACTGGCCCTGTTCGCGACTATGCCGGCGATGATGCGGCGCGACCCGCAGCTGCGTGACCCCCAGAACCTGCCGGTCTTCTCGCTCCTGATCGACGTCATGGCGATCGTGGCGGTCGCGCTGTTCGCGCCGCTCCTGATCCCGCCGCTGGTGCGGCTGCTGACCCTGCCGGTACCGCTGGCGCCGGGCGCGGTGGGGCTGCTCGCCCGGCAGAACGCGCTGGGCGCGGTGCGTCGTACGGTCTCCACCGCGACTCCGATGTTCCTCGTGGTCGGCCTGACCGGCACGGTGGTCGGCTCGACCCTGGCCTTCGGGGAGGCACGGAGTCTGCAGTCACGGGCATCGCTCGCTGCCCAGTACGTGGTCGAGCCCGCGTCGGGCGCCACGCTGTCGTCCGCCGCGGTGCGGGACCTGCGGGCACTGCCCGGCGTCCGCACCACCACGGTCCGCTCGGCCCTGCTCGCCGGCCTGGACCTCGACGGCGTCAACTCCCTTACAGCGTCCGCCTCTTCGGGCACCATCGCCGCGACGGTCGTCGACGGGAGCCTCGCCACCGCCTGGAAGCTCCCGACCGAGGCCGGCTCGCCCGACCGGCTCTCGGGGGCCACGGTCGCCGTCTCCGGGGCGCTGGCCACGGCCAGGGGCTGGCGCGTCGGGGACCGCCTGACCGCCACGTTCGCCGACGGCGCCCCGGTCTCCGTGACGCTGGTCGCCCTGGTCAGGACGCCGCTCAGCACGGCCGAAGTGCTCCTGCCGTACGCCACGGCGGCCCGGCACCTCACCGGCGACGCGGGACCGAGCGCCGCCTATGTATCCACCGGGCAGGGCGTTCCCGCGCCCCGGCTGGACGGCGCCGACGGGGTCGAAGTCACCGCGGCCGCCCAGTGGGGCAGCGCCGACAGCGGTCCGCGGGCCCGCTCCGACTGGATCGCGATGACGGCGATCCTGGGCCCGGCCCTGCTCTACGCGCTCATCGCGATCGTCAACACGATGACGATGTCCACCGGAGACCGGCTGCGGGACTTCTCCGTCCTCCGGCTGACCGGGGGGAACGACCGGCAGGTCCTGTCCATGGTCGGACTCGAGGCGCTCCTCACCGCGGCGACGGCGACCGTGCTCGCCCTGCTCGTCACCACGGGTACCCAGGCCGCCACCCTGATGCTGATCAACCGCCGTGTCCTGGCGGGCGGTTCGCCGCTCTCGCTGAGCCTGCCCTGGCCGGCGATCGGCGCGGCGGCGGCGGCCGGCCTCACCCTCGCACTCGTCTCCAGCCTCCTGCCGGCCGGGCTCGCGCTGCGCGCACGCGCCCCGCGGCCGGCCGGAGCCCGCCAGTGA